One stretch of Chryseobacterium fluminis DNA includes these proteins:
- a CDS encoding DUF4846 domain-containing protein, with product MKKIIFLSVLAIITGCSKEKSGNTYLSESAEQKDLNHENSVKIHQGKNTVRERFSPPKGYRWVEEQPGSFGYFIENFKLKPYGSPILKYDGNPIATQNLHEAVFDIDTGNKDLQQCADAVIRLRAEYLFRAQKPDAVKFHFTSGHLVSWNDYKSGIRAFVSGNSVSFRKTAAADGSYENFRKYLDLIFNYAGTISLYSETVRVTKNSYLKTGDILITPGSPGHVVFIAGVCENKEGKRLFLLSEGFTPAQSIHLLSNPFEKNISPWYDLDVNSQETKTARYIFKPTNFRHF from the coding sequence ATGAAAAAAATAATATTTCTATCCGTTTTAGCAATAATTACAGGCTGCAGCAAAGAAAAATCCGGGAACACGTATCTATCAGAATCTGCTGAGCAAAAAGATTTGAATCATGAAAATTCTGTGAAAATTCATCAGGGCAAAAATACAGTCAGAGAAAGGTTTTCGCCACCAAAAGGGTATCGCTGGGTTGAAGAGCAGCCCGGTTCCTTCGGATATTTTATTGAAAATTTCAAGCTGAAACCTTATGGAAGCCCGATTCTGAAATATGACGGAAATCCCATTGCTACCCAAAATCTTCATGAAGCCGTTTTTGATATTGATACAGGAAATAAAGACCTTCAGCAATGCGCTGACGCCGTGATCCGTCTGCGGGCAGAATATTTATTTAGAGCTCAAAAACCTGATGCTGTAAAATTTCATTTCACCAGCGGGCACCTCGTTTCATGGAATGATTATAAAAGCGGAATACGGGCTTTTGTCAGCGGAAATTCTGTAAGTTTCAGAAAGACCGCTGCTGCTGACGGCTCGTACGAAAATTTCAGGAAGTATCTGGATCTGATTTTCAATTACGCAGGTACGATTTCATTATATTCAGAAACAGTCCGTGTTACGAAAAATTCATATTTGAAAACCGGTGATATTTTAATCACTCCCGGAAGTCCCGGCCATGTGGTTTTTATTGCCGGAGTCTGCGAAAATAAAGAAGGCAAAAGACTGTTTCTGCTGAGCGAGGGCTTCACCCCAGCTCAATCGATTCACCTGTTATCCAATCCTTTTGAAAAAAACATCTCACCATGGTATGATCTGGATGTAAATTCTCAGGAAACCAAAACAGCGAGGTACATTTTTAAACCAACAAATTTTAGACATTTTTAA
- the pfkA gene encoding 6-phosphofructokinase, with amino-acid sequence MKESAVKKIAVLTSGGDSPGMNAALRAVVRTANYYNIECYGVREGYNGLINNDFLKMGPRSVKNIINQGGTILKSARSMEFKTKEGRQKAYDNCVKLGIDGLVCIGGDGTFTGAKIFNEEFGIRVIGVPGTIDNDIFGTDNTIGYDTALNTAMEAIDKIRDTATSHNRVFFVEVMGRDAGFIALNSGLATGALDILIPERKDSIDELFANFRNAEKTGKASSIVVVAEGEKLANIYELAEKTKKEFPDYDIRVAILGHIQRGGSPSCADRVLASRLGYGAVTGLMEGQTNVMAGMRSNDMVYTPIEEAIKKHNEINKDLLLISEILAI; translated from the coding sequence ATGAAAGAGAGTGCGGTAAAGAAAATTGCAGTTCTTACCTCCGGAGGCGATTCTCCGGGTATGAATGCAGCATTAAGAGCGGTAGTGCGAACTGCAAATTATTATAATATCGAATGTTACGGAGTAAGAGAAGGCTACAATGGGCTTATCAACAATGATTTCCTGAAAATGGGGCCTCGTTCCGTAAAAAATATAATCAATCAGGGCGGAACCATTCTGAAATCTGCCAGATCCATGGAATTTAAAACTAAAGAAGGTCGCCAGAAGGCTTACGACAACTGCGTAAAGCTTGGCATAGACGGTTTGGTTTGTATCGGTGGAGACGGAACTTTCACGGGGGCTAAGATCTTTAATGAAGAATTCGGAATCCGAGTTATCGGAGTACCCGGAACCATTGATAATGATATTTTCGGAACCGATAATACCATCGGATACGATACTGCTTTGAATACGGCCATGGAAGCTATCGACAAAATCCGTGACACGGCAACTTCTCACAACAGAGTTTTCTTTGTAGAGGTTATGGGTCGTGATGCCGGTTTTATTGCTTTAAACAGCGGACTGGCAACCGGAGCTCTGGACATTTTAATTCCTGAACGTAAAGACAGCATTGATGAGCTTTTTGCCAATTTCAGAAATGCTGAAAAAACCGGAAAAGCGTCAAGTATCGTCGTGGTGGCGGAAGGAGAAAAGCTGGCCAATATTTATGAGCTGGCCGAAAAAACGAAAAAGGAGTTTCCTGATTATGACATTCGTGTTGCCATTTTAGGCCATATCCAGAGAGGAGGTTCTCCGAGCTGTGCTGACAGAGTCTTAGCCAGCAGGCTGGGTTATGGTGCAGTAACAGGATTAATGGAAGGACAGACTAACGTGATGGCTGGTATGCGTTCCAATGATATGGTGTATACACCTATTGAAGAAGCCATTAAAAAACATAATGAAATCAATAAGGATCTTTTATTGATCTCAGAAATCTTAGCAATCTAA
- the gap gene encoding type I glyceraldehyde-3-phosphate dehydrogenase, whose translation MSTIKVGINGFGRIGRLVFRAMTERDNIEVVGINDLIDATYMAYMLKYDSVHGIFPGEVSVEGNDLVVNGKRIRVTAERDPNNLKWNEIGADYIVESTGLFLSKDSAQAHINAGAKKVILSAPSKDDTPMFVMGVNHTELTDDVKILSNASCTTNCLAPLAKVIHDNFGIVEGLMTTVHATTATQKTVDGPSMKDWRGGRAALNNIIPSSTGAAKAVGKVIPSLNGKLTGMSFRVPTVDVSVVDLTVRLEKATSYEEICAAIKAASEGELKGILGYTEDAVVSQDFIGDKRTSIFDKDAGIMLSPNFVKLVSWYDNEMGYSNKLVDMLIHSASLSN comes from the coding sequence ATGTCAACAATTAAAGTAGGTATCAACGGGTTTGGTAGAATTGGACGTCTTGTTTTCAGAGCAATGACTGAAAGAGATAACATCGAAGTAGTAGGAATTAATGACCTTATCGATGCTACATACATGGCTTACATGTTAAAATATGACTCTGTACACGGAATTTTCCCGGGTGAAGTTTCTGTAGAAGGAAATGACCTTGTGGTAAACGGAAAAAGAATCAGAGTGACGGCAGAAAGAGACCCGAACAACCTTAAATGGAACGAGATCGGAGCTGATTATATCGTAGAATCTACAGGTCTTTTCTTATCTAAAGACTCTGCTCAGGCTCATATCAATGCAGGTGCTAAGAAAGTGATCCTTTCTGCTCCTTCTAAAGATGACACACCAATGTTTGTAATGGGGGTAAACCATACCGAACTTACGGACGATGTAAAAATCTTATCCAATGCTTCTTGTACAACCAACTGCTTAGCTCCTTTGGCTAAAGTGATTCACGATAACTTCGGAATCGTAGAAGGTCTGATGACTACGGTACACGCTACAACAGCCACTCAGAAGACAGTGGACGGTCCTTCCATGAAAGACTGGAGAGGCGGAAGAGCTGCTCTGAACAACATCATCCCTTCTTCTACAGGTGCTGCGAAAGCGGTAGGAAAAGTAATCCCATCATTAAACGGAAAGTTAACAGGTATGTCTTTCAGAGTACCAACCGTTGACGTTTCTGTAGTAGATTTAACCGTGAGATTAGAAAAAGCAACTTCTTACGAGGAGATCTGTGCTGCTATTAAAGCTGCTTCTGAAGGTGAATTGAAGGGGATTCTTGGATATACTGAAGATGCGGTAGTTTCTCAGGATTTCATCGGAGATAAGAGAACTTCAATCTTTGATAAGGATGCGGGTATTATGCTTTCACCTAACTTTGTAAAACTGGTTTCTTGGTATGACAATGAAATGGGTTATTCGAACAAGTTAGTAGATATGCTGATCCATTCTGCTTCTTTATCTAACTAA
- a CDS encoding response regulator transcription factor: MKDVEKKHPLIEVWDTYPGVRQNGKKDLSIPPIERIIGEMFAIGEYYYYVLNLTNSTLSYHHENILKLHGLKKYPENLKEVIDLTHPDDIEFVMKAEQTVIQKMMEIGLQHQLYTKSSYCFRMKTAGGKYELFHHQAIPTMEDENGQLIQSINIHTNINHITKENPRTVLISGIGHRKDFHQVKLDRTLDDELMENLSNRETEILSLIAKGYSGPEIAKMLILSEHTVRTHRKNILRKTRSRNSKELLKKAFENGLI; this comes from the coding sequence ATGAAAGATGTAGAGAAGAAACATCCTTTGATAGAAGTCTGGGACACCTATCCCGGCGTCCGGCAAAACGGAAAAAAAGATCTTAGTATCCCTCCTATTGAACGTATCATCGGTGAAATGTTCGCGATTGGTGAATATTACTATTATGTTCTCAATCTTACCAACAGTACCCTGTCTTATCATCATGAAAATATTTTAAAACTGCATGGTTTAAAAAAATATCCTGAAAACCTGAAAGAAGTGATTGATCTTACCCACCCGGATGATATTGAATTTGTCATGAAAGCCGAACAGACCGTTATCCAAAAAATGATGGAAATAGGCTTACAGCATCAGCTGTATACAAAATCAAGTTACTGTTTCCGAATGAAAACAGCCGGTGGAAAATATGAATTATTTCATCATCAGGCTATTCCGACCATGGAAGATGAAAACGGACAACTGATACAGTCTATAAATATTCATACCAATATTAACCATATTACCAAGGAAAATCCCCGTACCGTTCTGATATCAGGGATAGGGCACAGAAAAGATTTTCACCAGGTTAAGCTCGACCGTACCCTTGATGATGAACTGATGGAAAACCTTTCCAACCGGGAAACTGAAATTCTATCATTGATTGCCAAAGGATATTCAGGACCTGAAATAGCGAAAATGCTTATTTTATCAGAACATACGGTACGTACACACCGGAAAAACATTCTGAGAAAGACCAGGTCCAGAAACAGCAAAGAACTTCTTAAAAAGGCTTTTGAAAACGGACTGATATAA
- a CDS encoding oxygenase MpaB family protein: protein MERASLQPRFKDSQHFRDFWTKGNGRHLIEFSGAQVNFNDFEKFSPYFYHIDQVGDEVVKDVYFNKKYAEASREIENYIRNGVREDDEVWDSVKNLFLQTQHVPDWLDYGLLKSGAELCMRSNLDSLISLRDYCLMGGYDYAYLNKPLIVTEALKKGAVKRLSETLDFWVNVTRYDALEIHKKGYEFAIKTRLIHSYARLSIKKHYKDWDTENWGEPINSWDMMATYIGFSLVFLHSLKKLGNTFSIEEEKGLFHLWKYVGYLLGIPQNLLPNDKKQATEYFYLWTSVQPSSDKDSVLLAHSLLNESLENPILKYSFQRKNLRYLHLCCTWYLLDDEVCRRLQIPDVKNKKLFPKTKWLINKVYDRLVSREARIRKGNKDQMKVLGDYLSITKNSNFH from the coding sequence ATGGAAAGAGCCAGTTTACAGCCACGTTTTAAGGATTCACAGCATTTTAGAGATTTCTGGACAAAAGGCAACGGAAGACATCTGATTGAGTTTTCGGGTGCACAGGTGAATTTTAATGACTTTGAAAAATTCTCACCCTATTTTTATCACATCGATCAGGTGGGTGATGAGGTTGTGAAAGATGTATATTTCAACAAAAAATATGCGGAAGCTTCAAGAGAAATCGAAAATTATATCCGAAATGGTGTCCGGGAAGACGATGAGGTCTGGGACAGTGTAAAAAATCTCTTTTTACAGACTCAGCATGTTCCCGACTGGCTGGATTACGGTCTTTTAAAAAGTGGGGCAGAATTATGCATGAGGAGTAACCTTGACTCTTTAATTTCGCTCCGGGATTACTGCCTGATGGGAGGTTATGATTACGCCTACCTCAACAAACCTCTTATTGTCACCGAAGCACTGAAGAAAGGAGCCGTGAAAAGGCTTTCCGAAACACTGGACTTTTGGGTTAACGTGACAAGGTACGATGCCCTGGAAATCCATAAGAAAGGTTATGAATTCGCCATAAAGACCCGTCTGATCCATTCTTATGCAAGACTTTCCATCAAGAAACATTATAAAGACTGGGATACCGAAAACTGGGGCGAACCTATCAATTCATGGGATATGATGGCTACTTATATAGGCTTCAGTCTGGTTTTTCTTCACAGTCTGAAAAAACTGGGAAATACTTTTTCCATAGAAGAAGAAAAAGGGCTTTTCCATCTCTGGAAGTATGTAGGATATCTTTTGGGAATTCCTCAAAATTTACTGCCTAACGATAAAAAACAGGCTACAGAATATTTTTATTTGTGGACTTCTGTACAGCCTTCGTCAGATAAAGATTCTGTTTTACTTGCACATTCTCTCCTGAATGAATCTTTGGAAAACCCTATTTTAAAATATTCTTTTCAGAGAAAAAATTTAAGGTACCTGCACCTGTGCTGTACATGGTATCTGCTGGACGATGAAGTCTGCCGGAGACTGCAGATCCCGGATGTGAAAAACAAAAAGCTTTTTCCGAAAACAAAGTGGCTCATTAATAAAGTGTATGATCGCCTGGTGAGCCGTGAGGCCAGAATCCGGAAGGGAAATAAAGACCAGATGAAAGTTCTGGGAGATTATCTCAGCATCACAAAGAATTCAAATTTTCATTAG
- the recA gene encoding recombinase RecA produces MSNTDDKKKALALVLDKLDKTYGKGTVMTLGDDAVDNTIEVIPSGSLGLDIALGVGGYPRGRIIEIYGPESSGKTTLTLHAIAEAQKAGGIAAFIDAEHAFDRGYAGKLGIDLENLIISQPDNGEQALEIADNLIRSGAIDIVVIDSVAALTPKAEIEGEMGDSKMGLHARLMSQALRKLTATISRTKCTVIFINQLREKIGVMFGNPETTTGGNALKFYASVRVDIRKASAPIKNGDEAVGSRVKVKIVKNKVAPPFKQAEFDIMYGEGVSKTGEILDQAVEQAIVKKSGSWFSYEETKLGQGRDAVKDVLKDNPELSEELENKIKDAIANKKQ; encoded by the coding sequence ATGAGTAATACTGATGATAAGAAAAAAGCACTGGCACTGGTGCTTGACAAGCTAGATAAAACATACGGAAAAGGAACAGTAATGACTTTAGGGGATGACGCTGTAGACAATACCATTGAAGTTATTCCTTCCGGATCTTTAGGATTGGACATCGCTCTTGGAGTGGGTGGATATCCCAGAGGCAGAATTATCGAAATCTACGGCCCTGAATCTTCAGGGAAAACCACTTTAACACTTCACGCAATCGCAGAAGCTCAAAAAGCGGGAGGTATTGCTGCATTCATCGATGCAGAACATGCTTTCGACAGAGGCTATGCAGGGAAACTGGGAATCGATTTGGAAAACCTTATTATTTCTCAGCCGGATAACGGTGAACAGGCACTGGAAATTGCCGACAACCTGATCCGTTCAGGGGCTATCGACATTGTTGTTATTGACTCTGTAGCTGCCCTTACCCCAAAAGCGGAGATTGAAGGCGAAATGGGAGACTCTAAGATGGGTCTTCACGCAAGACTGATGTCACAGGCATTGAGAAAACTGACGGCTACGATTTCCAGAACCAAATGTACGGTTATCTTCATCAACCAGTTGAGAGAGAAAATCGGAGTTATGTTTGGAAACCCTGAAACGACAACCGGAGGTAATGCGCTGAAGTTCTACGCTTCTGTAAGAGTAGACATCAGAAAAGCAAGTGCTCCTATTAAAAACGGAGATGAAGCTGTAGGAAGCCGTGTAAAAGTGAAAATTGTAAAAAACAAAGTAGCCCCACCTTTCAAACAGGCAGAATTCGACATTATGTACGGAGAAGGCGTGTCTAAGACAGGAGAAATTCTTGATCAGGCTGTAGAGCAGGCAATTGTTAAGAAAAGCGGCTCATGGTTCAGCTATGAAGAGACAAAGCTCGGACAGGGACGTGATGCGGTAAAAGATGTGTTAAAAGACAATCCTGAACTTTCTGAAGAATTGGAAAACAAAATCAAGGATGCCATTGCTAATAAAAAGCAATAA